The sequence ATGCCCTGCTTTGGATGTGCCTGAACCTCAGCTCCCCAGCCTCTCCACCCACAACTCATGCGGTAACTTGGCCGCTCTCTACTTACTGTATTGTTGCCCTCCACACACGCTGTGAACAGTGATGCTCTCATTCCCTCAGTAGCCTGCCTGCTCCTCAAAGATGGCTTTACACTCTGTGCTTTCATACACTGTATCCCCACTTCCAAGACGCCCTTTTCCCCCATCTCACTTCCTTGGCAAATTTATCTTTCAAGACCCAGTTCAAATATAACATCCCACAGACCACCTGAGACCGAGACAGGGCTGGGAAGCCACAGCTCTAGGGTCCTGCCAGCTCCAAGGAGGAGTGGGCCCAGCCCAGCTGATCACGCCCAGTCCCTTCTTCCAAACTCACCCTTCCTCCCAGGGCTCAGCGTCAGTGAGCGGGATTACCCTAGAGTGAGCCCTCCACCCCAAGGCAGGAGGAGTGGACAGTCTTCTCCGCACCTGTGGGGGCTCTGAGCCCCTGCAGGTCCCCACTGCCACCCCACCTCCATTGCCAAGCTGTGCCCGCTGGGcagcccttccttcccttctgcccCTTCCAGTTGATGCCACTGCTGATCTTGTGCCCCCTGCAGCTCCCCAGGCCAAGGCCCTTCAGTGTTTTGTGGAGTGAAATTCCTGGGCCCATTTCCTGAATTTCTAATCTGCCTTTGAAAACAGCACGATGCTGGATCTGGGTTGGTCACTCTGCTGGCCTTATAAACCCCAAAGTGACGGATATGccatttggattttatttatttcacataAATTTGGGATGAGTGTCTGCGTGCAGGTTGAATTCAGTTCCATGAaagattttcctcctttcttactGCTTTTAGCTCATCCTGATGAGTTTCACCCTGGCTTTACCTCTGGACTAGATGGCATCATTTCCTACTTCACCTCCCTCCCCTGCACTGCCCCCCAGATTCATCTAAGCCTCAGGGATTTTAAAAGCCTGAGAGTTTCTGGCAGAGACTCTTCTGACAGTCCATGTTGCCTGCTCTTGCCTCTCCTCTTGGGAATAGCTCTGTGCCTTTTTCAGCAATCTTCTGGGCCTCTCCTCTCGACAGTACTTACAAGAAGGACACATCTAGCACAGATAAGACAGCCACTCTGTTCTCATCACTCTCCTCGGACTCATCCACCACTTCTCACCCCTCCCCTGGAGGGAAGATGTAACATTATCAGCTACATTCACGGCAGTAATTTCTCTCATAAAAACAAAGTGGTTTGTCACCCTCTCCCCGCAGTCTCTGGCCAAATAACCCTCCACTGAAAATTTCCACCACCGGCTTTTGTAGGAGGCCACATCCCTCTGGGCAGAGCAGAGATTTTAGGTTtcgtttttgttgttttatgttaAGAGTTTTAAACGGAGGTATTAAGTTTTTATAGCAATTGCATTTTTAAACTGAGGTCTTCATCATCGACTCTCTTCTTTGGGTAGTGGATGTAAAAGTGGACGGTCGTCGGCATTTCGGCTCTAGGGGGTGGGAATGCAATGGTGGCTTCTTGTCCCCAAGgaaggggctcctctgtcctgaccCCTCACCCCTGTCCCACCCCCACTGCTTCCCCGGTGGAATAAAGAGGATGAGGAAGAAGGCATCGAGTCGTTCCTTTGTTTTTAGTGCTTTTTGTCCTTGGGGACAACCCCCTCCTTGCCTGTCCTTAATGGAGTGCCCGGCCAGGTGATGAGCGCAGTGTCTCATCCGCTCACAGGGACACAGAGATCGATGACCTGAAGACGCAGCTGTCGCGCATGCAGGAGGACTGGATTGAGGAGGAGTGCCACCGCGTGGAGGCCCAGCTGGCCCTGAAGGAGGCCCGCAAGGAGATTAAGCAGCTCAAGCAGGTCATCGACACTGTCAAAAACAACCTGATCGACAAGGACAAGGGGCTGCAGAAGTACTTCGTGGACATCAACATCCAGAACAAGAAGCTGGAGACGCTGCTGCACAGCATGGAAGTGGCCCAGAACGGCTTGGCCAAGGAGGACGGTGCGGGCGAGTCGGCTGGCGGCTCCCCAGCCCGCTCTCTCACCCGCAGCTCCACGTACACCAAGCTGAGCGACCCCGCTGTCTGCGGCGACCACCCGCCCGGGAACCACCCTGGCACCTCGGCCGAGGATGGGGTCGACAGCGGCTTCGCGGCCAACGATGACACCCTGAGCCGGACGGAGGCGTTGGAGGCCAGCAGCCTGCTGTCGTCAGGGGTGGACTGCGGCCCCGAGGAGCCCTCGTCTCTACACAGCTCCTTCAGCCTGGGGCCCCGCTTCCCCGCCAGCAACACCTATGAGAAGCTGCTGTGTGGCACGGAGGCCGGTGTGCAGGCCAGCTGCATGCAGGAGCGCGCCATCCAGACAGACTTCGTGCCATCCCAGCCTGACCTGGACACCATCCTGGAGAAAGTGACCCAGGCCCAGGTCTGCGGGATGGTCCCCGAGTCAGGGGACAGGCGCCCGGAGCTGGATCCCCACCCCCCGGGGCCCAGAGACCCCAACTCTGCAGTGGTGGTGACGGTGGGGGATGAGCTGGAGGCCCCGGAGCCCATCACCTGGGGGCCCACCCCACACCACCCTGGTGCCCACCCAAACCCCAGCCCGTCGGTGAGCGTGGCATGCCctgtggaagaggaggaggaggcagccacGGCCGAGAAGGAGCCCAAGAGCTACTGGAGCCGCCACTATATCGTGGATCTGCTGGCCGTGGTAGTGCCCGCCGTGCCCACGGTGGCCTGGCTCTGCCGCTCCCAGCGGCGCCAGGGCCAGCCCATTTACAACATCAGCTCCCTGCTGCGGGGCTGCTGCACGGTGGCCTTGCACTCCATTCGCAGGATCAGCTGCCGctcgctgagccatcagggcccGAGCGCCGCTGGCACGACAGCCGGAGGCAGCTCCCAGCTCTGAGGAGGGCCGGCCTGGGCAGAGGCTCCCACAGCCCAACTACCAATTGTAGGGGTGCCGCCCTCCCTCTCACACCTTCCCCTGGGGCATCATC comes from Bubalus bubalis isolate 160015118507 breed Murrah chromosome 14, NDDB_SH_1, whole genome shotgun sequence and encodes:
- the SNPH gene encoding syntaphilin isoform X4 — protein: MKYTLCSDNHGIKPPTPEQYLTPLQQKEVCIRHLKARLKDTQDRLQDRDTEIDDLKTQLSRMQEDWIEEECHRVEAQLALKEARKEIKQLKQVIDTVKNNLIDKDKGLQKYFVDINIQNKKLETLLHSMEVAQNGLAKEDGAGESAGGSPARSLTRSSTYTKLSDPAVCGDHPPGNHPGTSAEDGVDSGFAANDDTLSRTEALEASSLLSSGVDCGPEEPSSLHSSFSLGPRFPASNTYEKLLCGTEAGVQASCMQERAIQTDFVPSQPDLDTILEKVTQAQVCGMVPESGDRRPELDPHPPGPRDPNSAVVVTVGDELEAPEPITWGPTPHHPGAHPNPSPSVSVACPVEEEEEAATAEKEPKSYWSRHYIVDLLAVVVPAVPTVAWLCRSQRRQGQPIYNISSLLRGCCTVALHSIRRISCRSLSHQGPSAAGTTAGGSSQL
- the SNPH gene encoding syntaphilin isoform X1; translated protein: MAMSLPGSRRASGGSRRRTSPPVSVRDAYGTSSLSSSSNSGSCKGSDSSPTPRRSMKYTLCSDNHGIKPPTPEQYLTPLQQKEVCIRHLKARLKDTQDRLQDRDTEIDDLKTQLSRMQEDWIEEECHRVEAQLALKEARKEIKQLKQVIDTVKNNLIDKDKGLQKYFVDINIQNKKLETLLHSMEVAQNGLAKEDGAGESAGGSPARSLTRSSTYTKLSDPAVCGDHPPGNHPGTSAEDGVDSGFAANDDTLSRTEALEASSLLSSGVDCGPEEPSSLHSSFSLGPRFPASNTYEKLLCGTEAGVQASCMQERAIQTDFVPSQPDLDTILEKVTQAQVCGMVPESGDRRPELDPHPPGPRDPNSAVVVTVGDELEAPEPITWGPTPHHPGAHPNPSPSVSVACPVEEEEEAATAEKEPKSYWSRHYIVDLLAVVVPAVPTVAWLCRSQRRQGQPIYNISSLLRGCCTVALHSIRRISCRSLSHQGPSAAGTTAGGSSQL
- the SNPH gene encoding syntaphilin isoform X2, producing the protein MPGSGPSERMTWPGPALPTAPPTRPLSSAPGTPPIPPLTRTRSLMAMSLPGSRRASGGSRRRTSPPVSVRDAYGTSSLSSSSNSGSCKGSDSSPTPRRSMKYTLCSDNHGIKPPTPEQYLTPLQQKEVCIRHLKARLKDTQDRLQDRDTEIDDLKTQLSRMQEDWIEEECHRVEAQLALKEARKEIKQLKQVIDTVKNNLIDKDKGLQKYFVDINIQNKKLETLLHSMEVAQNGLAKEDGAGESAGGSPARSLTRSSTYTKLSDPAVCGDHPPGNHPGTSAEDGVDSGFAANDDTLSRTEALEASSLLSSGVDCGPEEPSSLHSSFSLGPRFPASNTYEKLLCGTEAGVQASCMQERAIQTDFVPSQPDLDTILEKVTQAQVCGMVPESGDRRPELDPHPPGPRDPNSAVVVTVGDELEAPEPITWGPTPHHPGAHPNPSPSVSVACPVEEEEEAATAEKEPKSYWSRHYIVDLLAVVVPAVPTVAWLCRSQRRQGQPIYNISSLLRGCCTVALHSIRRISCRSLSHQGPSAAGTTAGGSSQL
- the SNPH gene encoding syntaphilin isoform X3, coding for MAMSLPGSRRASGGSRSGGPLGRSGLAVFAQCPQLPTSQNEHLPLLPASRRTSPPVSVRDAYGTSSLSSSSNSGSCKGSDSSPTPRRSMKYTLCSDNHGIKPPTPEQYLTPLQQKEVCIRHLKARLKDTQDRLQDRDTEIDDLKTQLSRMQEDWIEEECHRVEAQLALKEARKEIKQLKQVIDTVKNNLIDKDKGLQKYFVDINIQNKKLETLLHSMEVAQNGLAKEDGAGESAGGSPARSLTRSSTYTKLSDPAVCGDHPPGNHPGTSAEDGVDSGFAANDDTLSRTEALEASSLLSSGVDCGPEEPSSLHSSFSLGPRFPASNTYEKLLCGTEAGVQASCMQERAIQTDFVPSQPDLDTILEKVTQAQVCGMVPESGDRRPELDPHPPGPRDPNSAVVVTVGDELEAPEPITWGPTPHHPGAHPNPSPSVSVACPVEEEEEAATAEKEPKSYWSRHYIVDLLAVVVPAVPTVAWLCRSQRRQGQPIYNISSLLRGCCTVALHSIRRISCRSLSHQGPSAAGTTAGGSSQL